The following proteins are encoded in a genomic region of Triticum dicoccoides isolate Atlit2015 ecotype Zavitan chromosome 1B, WEW_v2.0, whole genome shotgun sequence:
- the LOC119349993 gene encoding tyrosine N-monooxygenase-like produces the protein MVGLSVLVMLVVIYVVQRLSSMWTCSSGSLPPGPSPWPVVGTLPKLMFNKPAFRWIHQVMEQMGTDIACFRLGGVHVIPITCPRIAREVLKKQDEIFASRPVTFASCVASGGYMEAALAPFGAQSTKMRRVLTSHIVSPSRHKWLHDKRSEEADNITWYMYNLTGEDGRNVDVRHLARHYCGNVIRRLLFGRRYFGEAGDGGGPGKLEMEHMDASFTAQGILYSFCVSDYLPSLLGLDLDGHEKIVKEANATLDRLHDAVIDERWRQWNADARREVDDFLDVLITLREPTLSMQEVKAQAKLINLAAVDNPSNAAEWALAEMVKRPELLARAVEELDRVVGRERQVQESDIAELNYVKACIREAFRLHPIAPFNVPHVALADTVVASYRVPKGSHVLLSRVGLGRNPATWEDPLRFKPERHMGGGGGNLELTENDLRFISFSTGRRGCIAPMLGTAMSVMLFGRLLHGFTWTKPADVRDIQLTESKHNLSMAKPLVLHAKPRLPLHLYRP, from the exons ATGGTGGGGCTCTCTGTGCTGGTGATGCTGGTTGTAATATACGTGGTCCAGAGGCTGAGTTCCATGTGGACCTGCTCATCTGGGTCACTCCCTCCGGGGCCGTCGCCGTGGCCGGTGGTAGGCACACTCCCCAAGCTCATGTTTAACAAGCCGGCGTTCCGATGGATCCACCAGGTGATGGAGCAGATGGGCACCGACATCGCCTGCTTCCGCTTGGGCGGCGTCCACGTCATCCCGATCACGTGCCCTCGGATCGCCAGGGAGGTGCTCAAGAAGCAGGACGAGATCTTCGCGTCCCGTCCAGTGACTTTCGCCTCCTGCGTGGCCAGCGGAGGGTACATGGAAGCCGCGCTGGCGCCGTTCGGCGCGCAGTCAACCAAGATGCGCCGGGTGCTCACCTCCCACATCGTCTCCCCGTCCCGCCACAAGTGGCTCCACGACAAGCGCTCAGAGGAGGCCGACAACATCACGTGGTACATGTACAACCTCACCGGCGAGGATGGCAGGAACGTGGACGTCAGGCACCTCGCGCGGCACTACTGCGGCAACGTCATACGCCGGCTCCTCTTCGGCAGGCGCTACTTCGGGGAAGCCGGTGATGGCGGCGGCCCCGGGAAGCTGGAGATGGAGCACATGGACGCCTCCTTCACCGCGCAGGGGATATTGTACTCCTTCTGCGTCAGCGACTACCTGCCGTCGCTGCTGGGGCTCGATCTGGACGGCCACGAGAAGATTGTCAAGGAGGCTAACGCGACGCTGGACAGGCtgcatgacgcggtcattgacgagcggtggaggcagtggaacgCCGATGCGAGGAGAGAGGTGGACGACTTCCTCGACGTCCTGATCACGCTCAGAGAGCCAACATTGAGCATGCAGGAGGTGAAGGCACAAGCCAAG CTCATCAATCTCGCGGCCGTGGACAACCCATCCAACGCCGCCGAGTGGGCGCTGGCGGAGATGGTGAAGAGGCCGGAGCTGCTGGCGCGGGCGGTGGAGGAGCTGGACCGGGTGGTGGGCAGGGAGCGGCAAGTGCAGGAGTCAGACATCgccgagctcaactacgtcaaggCCTGCATCCGGGAGGCGTTCCGGCTGCACCCGATCGCCCCCTTCAACGTGCCGCACGTCGCTCTCGCAGACACCGTGGTCGCCAGCTACCGCGTGCCCAAGGGCAGCCACGTCCTCCTCAGCCGTGTCGGCCTTGGCCGGAACCCGGCCACCTGGGAAGACCCACTCCGCTTCAAGCCCGAGCGACacatgggaggaggaggagggaaccTCGAGCTCACCGAGAACGACCTGCGCTTCATCTCCTTCAGCACAGGCCGCCGCGGATGCATCGCCCCCATGCTCGGCACCGCCATGAGTGTCATGCTCTTCGGCAGGCTCCTCCATGGCTTCACCTGGACGAAGCCGGCGGATGTGCGGGACATTCAGCTCACCGAGTCCAAGCACAACCTCTCCATGGCCAAGCCGCTGGTGCTGCACGCCAAGCCACGCCTGCCGCTGCACCTCTACCGCCCGTGA